One window of the Oncorhynchus clarkii lewisi isolate Uvic-CL-2024 chromosome 19, UVic_Ocla_1.0, whole genome shotgun sequence genome contains the following:
- the LOC139374862 gene encoding voltage-gated monoatomic cation channel TMEM109-like: MKVCFVVCVLSTVVVSCSGENSRFEKSFNYSPGMMQVLRETLTDLSEEAHGYLVHLLGARSVENAQKCFFQVVKYLAEAAASGANVVMKYLTQFLMAAGVDVEMPVNSITPDAVVYIGQWLLLALIGYWLLSLAFRLVASTLRRVLWLLKLGVVLGLFCLILSDSSVGTETTALRLAGLVSICVLLGIGGNNTYLEDQVRVLERRVREMERRKDK; the protein is encoded by the exons ATGAAAGTGTGTTTTGTCGTGTGTGTGCTGAGCACGGTGGTAGTTTCTTGTTCGGGAGAAAATAGTCGCTTCGAGAAGTCATTCAACTATTCCCCGGGAATGATGCAAGTCCTCCGGGAGACGCTCACGGATTTGTCTGAGGAGGCGCACGGTTACCTGGTCCACCTTCTCGGGGCAAGGTCCGTTGAAAATGCACAGAAG TGTTTCTTTCAGGTGGTCAAGTATCTGGCTGAGGCAGCGGCCAGTGGAGCGAATGTGGTTATGAAGTACCTCACCCAGTTCCTGATGGCAGCAGGAGTTGATG ttGAAATGCCTGTTAACAGTATCACCCCAGATGCTGTGGTCTATATCGGTCAGTGGCTTCTGCTGGCTCTCATTGGCTACTGGCTGCTGTCCCTGGCCTTCCGATTGGTGGCGTCCACTCTGAGGCGGGTCCTGTGGCTACTGAAGCTGGGTGTGGTTTTAGGACTgttttgcctgatcctaagtGACAGCAGTGTTGGAACGGAGACTACGGCGCTGCGATTGGCCGGCCTGGTGAGCATCTGCGTCCTATTGGGTATCGGGGGCaacaacacctacctggaggatCAAGTGAGGGTGCTAGAGAGACGagtgagagaaatggagaggaggaaagacaagtga